In Elusimicrobium sp., one genomic interval encodes:
- a CDS encoding nitroreductase family protein — protein sequence MNTLEAIYKRRSIRKFKNQSIAEQDLNTLLKAAMMAPTARNCQEWEFILIKKRETLEKIMQAHPHAQMLSTADCALIVCADTKREYMPGYWTGDCGAATQNILLAATELGIGSVWLGVYPNEERMNAISKVVNLPEHVLPLNVIALGYPDEEKDEVNRFDPKKVHLETW from the coding sequence ATGAACACATTGGAAGCCATTTACAAACGCAGAAGTATCCGCAAATTCAAAAATCAATCTATCGCCGAGCAAGATTTGAACACGCTTCTCAAGGCCGCCATGATGGCCCCTACCGCGCGCAACTGCCAAGAGTGGGAATTTATTCTTATTAAGAAACGCGAAACCTTGGAAAAAATCATGCAGGCACACCCGCACGCTCAAATGCTTTCTACGGCAGATTGTGCGTTAATCGTTTGTGCAGACACCAAACGCGAATATATGCCCGGTTATTGGACGGGTGATTGCGGCGCGGCCACGCAGAATATTTTGCTTGCCGCCACTGAACTAGGAATCGGCAGCGTGTGGTTGGGCGTTTACCCAAATGAAGAACGCATGAACGCGATTTCAAAAGTGGTAAATTTGCCCGAACATGTACTTCCGCTCAATGTAATTGCCCTGGGATACCCGGACGAAGAAAAAGACGAAGTAAACCGTTTTGACCCGAAAAAAGTTCACTTGGAAACTTGGTAA